TGTGGGAGACCAGATATTGCAAGGAGACCAGTAAGGGGCCCTCACCTCTTCACTTTGGCCCAAGGATACCAGTGACACTGCCCTAAGGTTGGTGCTGTCCTTTGGATGAGACTGTGGAGACAGAGGTCTTATCTCTCTGTGGTTACTAAAGATGTCATGGCACTTATGGCATGAGTAGAGGTGttgaccctgcttctcctggatATATTTCCAAGCCTAAGCATGTAAATCCAACTCATTATCATAGGCTGGATGGAGACCAATatcgtttttttttatataatgcTGCATGTCTCAAAATATAAGAATGAGACCAATATATGTATTTTGCTAATCATAATTCCTGTCTCTGAAAttacgtttgtgtgtgttgtaagaATAACCAATactcaaaatgtgtgtgtgtgtgtgtgtgtgtgtgtgtgtgtgtgtgtgtgtgtgtgtgtgtgtgtgtgtgtgtgtgtgtgggtagaagtAATAGTTTGCCATTATTTCTTTGAACATCTCAGTTTGGGCAGCGGCCACTGAAGAAACCTGTCAATCAAAAACCACAGGAGAATAAatagtattataaactgggtggttcaacccctgaatgctgattggctgacagccgtggtatatttaagcaatagggcacgagggggtgtggtataaggTCAATATACCAcacctaagggctgttcttaggcacaacacgacacggagtgcctggatacagcccttagccgtggtataatggccatataccacaaacccccaaggtttCTTTTTGCTattatgaactggttaccaacgtaattagagcagtaaaaataaatgctttgtcatacctgtggtatacggtctgatacaccacggctgtcagccaatcagcattcagggctcgaaccacccagtttataacagaccatataccacgggtgtgacaaaaacatgtattatttttactgctctaattatgtttgGTAACCagctaataataacaataaggcacctcgggggtttgtggtatatggccaatataccacggctaagggctgtatccaggtactccgtgttgcgttgtgcataagaacagcccttagccatgatatattggccatataccacacctcctcgtgccttattgcgtAAGTTTGCACTTACACATCAGATAGCTGCTCTTTCTCTGCTACCTCATTCTATTTCTCTAATTCTCTAGTCTAGTATTCCCTGGTTATGTTCCACTTCTCCCTCCTCTATTTCctcacctcttccccctcttctttTCCTCTTTCTTGTCCTCCTCCTTACTTTCTCCAACATTTCCCATCTGTTGCATCTTACTGGCCTTCTCTTGCTTCACTACTTTTTTGGCCTTGCCCTTGTTTTTCTTATTGACCTTCCCTTCCTGAATATTTTGGACAAGGAGATAAAGTAATGTAAGCTTATAGGTTTTCTCTTCTCTTGAGCTACGATACCTAGAGCTATGCTATACTATAGAAGGACTTATGCTATACTATAGAAGGTCTTACGGACAATATTCCCTTCTTGTATTTCCTCTCACCTGTGGGGCCACTCCAGCCATTTCCTGGAGCAGCTTCCTGCCGGACTCGCTCAGGTTGGTGATGGGAGCCATGCGAGGGCTGTGGCGGTATGGGAAGTTCTCTGTTCGGGGCGGAGCGATAATGACAGGGCTGAGAGGAGTCAGAGGCCTTGGGACATTTACTGGGTAGGGAGAGCCTACAGCAGAGGGCAGGGCCCGTAGGGCTTCAGCCAGGTTCCGGTGTGCTGAGGTCACAAGAGGAGAGAGACCATTCTTGACAGATACAGGACTTGAGTCCTTCCCTGGGCTCTGTAGGACCAGAAAGTAAAGTAACATATCAGGAAAGTGCTATGTTCAACACAATCTGTAGAAATACTTTATAACTACTCTATACATATTGCAGATACATGACTACACTCAAtaagtaattgtctgcatcatttccaatcccccatgtgtgtatatatatatatatatatatatatatatatacacacattttttttatatgcAGAATTTACCAGGAAGTCTGACTCATcgaaggagtggagagacagatcATCATCCTCGTCCATAACCCTCACGTCAAGCTTGGTCACCTTTCCATCCTCAACTTTCAGCGGTGGTGTCCTCCTTTCATGATCCTCATCATCACACTGTGTATCAGAGTCAACTAGTCAGAGACCATCCTCCTCACAGTGATGTCACTCAACAAAGACATGGACGGTAGGGTACAACTCTTTTACCTCCGATTCACAGTCAGTGAAGGAGTAGATGGAAAAGTCATCAGAACTGGAGGATGAGGTCACATCATATTTTCTCTCCATCAGCCGAGTCACCCTTCCagactgaggagacagagaaaggcaTGTACTCATGGCAGCCATAGAATACACTGGCATTGACCCTCAAGGAAATGTAGAATATGTAGGCAATCCAACATGGTTGTACAAGTAGTGAGTAATACATGGGTAACTGAAAATGCAATAAATGCAACTCCCATAACATTAGGGGTGGGTCTAAAGCCCTTCCATAGTATAGGATTCTTTAGCATCTCGAATGGATGATTGTCAATTCAACCAAGCCACCCAAAATGGCCATATGAATCAACAGATTGATCTATCTGTTGTGTCTCTATGGGAACAGCAGAGATGACCTGGCTGAGAGGCTCTGGATTGATGCTCCATCCATCCCCAGATGTTTGGTCCTGCCCATAGCTCACAATGATTGGCTGTTAACGGTAAAGAATGAATTCAACACTGCTTTGCTCATTTTGGCCTTGAATTGTGTATCAATAAATATATAAGTACTGTTATGTGGTTAAATTTGAATGTGACTTACAGGCCTTTTGTGGATCTGAGGGGTCTGCACTGAAGTAGACTGTGAAGACAGCATTCAATGTGGTTAGATAGGGATTTCTGCATTTGCTTTCATTCTGATAACTGCAGTTTGTACATACAGAATGCATAACTAATGTGTATGTGTTATTGTTTCAGGTCGGATATGACTTACAGGCTTTGGCCTTCTGTGCACCTTGCCGGTTGGCCACAACACGGAATCAGGGGTGTTCACCCTCACTGGTTTCAACTGTCAACACAACACTCAATTTAGAATGTGATAATATAACAAAAACAGGACAAAACAAACAAATATTTGATATTTACCACATAAGGGCGGCGTCTTAAAGCTCTTTTGATTCTCTCATCATTACGGTCCATCTTTCTTTCTGAGGGAAACATTTCCATCAATTGATTGACACAAAACACatcctgactcacacacacacagaagacacacacacacacaaagatggcattccaaatggcaccctattccctatatatatatatatatgtatgttggGAAGGAGGTGCCCCAAAAGATCAAAGAATACCTGCAACAACCTGAGTGAAGAAAACGATTGTAGATTAAATCAAATCTGAACACAGTTTATGTAGTGAATTAATGCATGGCTACGTCATTTTATATCACAGCTTTATGACCGCGCATAATACGTCACAAGAAAAAGGCTTGTTTGGAGCCGGACTGGTGGTCGCATCTTCTCACTGGTTGTAGCTCAATAACGAACGTGATGTGCTTATTATATCCTAATGACTGAGTAATGGTTGTATCGATGGTTGGTTGGACGTTTTACATAGATAGGCCAACATGATATCAATAGGAAAAAACCATTCCTtgccaaatatttttttattattgttttaCTTTGAGTAACATTAAGGGAACACAACGGAAGCCGTTTACTTTATTGTGTTGTCCCTGGCCTGACACGTTTTATTTAATTAAACggctttattattttattaaactgtcaaatcaaatatatctatctatctatctttctatctaactcaaatgagctgttGAGGACTCTTTGGTCATCACATTTCAGGCACAACCAGCAGGTGGAAGTGTCTTTAAATGCAGCACTGCCTTAGCGCACTTCATGATCTCCGCAACAGTAACTTTGTGGTTGTGAATGTGATTAATCCAAATGCGGAAGTTCAGTACATTTGTTTtggtttagcaagctagctactcaAGTCTTGGCTAAAATGTTGTGCTTTATTGGAAGAAAAGTGTCGTAACTGACATGTTGTATTGTTCTTGAATATCCTCTAGTAGTTTGACAAGTATGCACTGAGCATCAACATGATCACCCGAATAGTTTTGAAAGATGTGGTTCAGAGGTTCAAGAGTTTTACTACTGAGTTCAGGCTAAAAAGTGGCATTGTTGCTGTCATTATAGTATCATTTGTTTTGTTTACTGTCTACATATTTCGGTTTATCAGAGGATGTCTAAAGTATTGGAACTACAGTTTTTGCCAATGGGCATGGTACGTTAGCAAGGAGGGACTGAGTGATTTAAGAATCATATgctcggtagctagctagctactttgtATGGGAATGTTGTAACGTTATCTAGCTTGCTACAACTTGTAGTTAACGTTTTTGACGTAACATATggtgccagtaggctacagcagcAAACTAGAGCACAACACATCAATGCCGCTGATGTCTGTCAACCCGTCAATTTCAGTTTTaatcctctcctcttcctttacGGTACACAAGCTCATCACATACTCCTTCCACCACAAGACAGTGACCCAGCTACTCTTCAGCATTGGGGTTCTGGTGCTCCTCCGGTGGGATTGAGAAGAGTGTGGACACTGTTTGGTTCCTCCTCATGTTTCAGCTGCTCTCTATCAGCACAGAGGTGTTGTACACCCTCCTGGGGCTGGTACTGTTTGGTGCATCTGCCCAGAATCAAGTGGAGGGGTTAgttcctgtatctctctcccttatGGGTATGGCTACAGTGTACTCACTTATGGTTGAGGGCTTTCTTTTTGGGGTCAGTGTACCCATGTTAGCCCTGGCTGTTTCTGGTCATCGCAACACTTTTGGTCCCACACACTGTCTTCCTCTGCATCCCCATCATCGCAGGGGGGATCTCTATCCTTACTCCAACCTTGTGGTTGACAATAACCATGATACACTGCAGTATGTCACAGCTTTGTGTGCTTAGTAGTGTAAGTTAAGTTGTAATATGTTTGTGTTGTATATGCTTGAAATGTATGTTGAGTGCTCAAGCTAAACATTATGGGATGTTTGTTTAGGAAAATCTTGCATCACTGCGTCACACATTCTTATCTTGCTCTGGTGAAACAGACGGAAAGGGCCGATGCTGGGGCATCAGTGCTGAACAAGAAGATGCCTTTCAGACTGCTGAGGAACATTGGCAGTGGTTTTAGCAGTGGGGGGGCCATGTATATATTTGTTTCTCCAGtgggataaacactccaaacagcctaccaaaCCAGTCAGGGGTGTCCTCATGgacctaaagcacaccgttgccttgttttgtatcacaattcaatgataaaactggaggggacaaaaatgcaatttcagaaggTGGACATGTCCCCCCATcaccagtgaaagttgcacccctgaaCATTGATGTCCTGTATGACCCTGCATCAATAGAGAAGGAAGACAGTCCACCCACCCTGAGTACTGAGAAAGCACTAGACGCATCATTTATCCTATAAGACGAGAGGTCATTAAATGAACATGATTGCTGGGTGCAAGCCAGAGTACATGAtgtactacagtataatgagGAGCAGTTTCAATAGATGATCCTCAGCTGTAATTGAATACTGTACAATAGGCACCTAGTGGTCCCCATGATTAGATAGAGAATCACTGTTTAGTTAGATAAGCTCTCTGTAACCTCTCCACATTCTCATTGGTTACAGAATCATTCCTACCCAGTCCAAGCCTACGCTCCCGTTTCCTCCAACCTACAGGCTACTGATACCACACCAAAGACATTTGAAGGCTGGGCCCACTCCCACTATACACAGGGGAGCCCTGTTCAGTTCTCAGGTCATTATGTTCACAACCATGGATATGCCCTCACGCATAGATTTGGGTAAATTCACGAACATGAACACAGCTGCAACCACAGTCAAGGTCACGGACACAGTGATGGACACAGTCATTGGCAGACATCTGCCTCTCAAACCAGCAGTCACTGGGGCCCAGTGGCTCAACATCTACATTCTCAACATTCTCTCCAGTCTGTGTCTGTCAGTGCCCCCCAGAGTTTCATAGCAAACATGCCCGAGTCACTGCTAGGGTCTATGATGGTTTACCCAGGGGCACCTGTGTCTTCATTGACAGATTGATGTCATAGAAAACTCATTGAATGACAGAGCTCATTTGTTATACGATGAAAAGTAATATACTTGGACATGGGGTTTGAGGCAGTACTTAAAAAGGTACACGGTTTCTTCACTGATGATTTTGGTTTGAAGTGTCAATCAGTCTCTGAATGTTCAAGGTCAAATCAATGCAATAAGGTTTTGATTGTCAGTTGATTATAAGACCACTCCTTTTGGCTTGTACGTTGTGTTGTTCTACACATACGGTAGACAAATCTCTTGGTACTCTTGATTTATACAACCTTGATAAATCAGGGAATTTATATTACACTGATGTATTCCGTTTGTCTTTCCTTAATTACTTACAGCAATGAAATGAAATAGCATCCACTCACCAGTAAATTACATCCATTACATGCAGTATGTTTGGTAATGCATCATTCAACATTATTGTAAATTCTGGAGCAGGGAGCAGTGGTTGAGGTTATCAAGAGTGTGGGCTACAAGGGCAGATTATGTCCTCTTTAGAAAATTAGGTagttgggcctcccgagtggcgcagcggtctaaggcactgcatcgctgtgcttgaggcgtcactacagacccgggtttgatctcaggctgtgttgcagccggccgtgaccgggagtcccatgaggcggcgcacaattggccccacTGACCTCGGTcaccagctggacggtgtttcctccaacacattggtgcggcttccgagttaagcaagcagtgtagcaagaagcagtgcagcttaggaggatgcatggctcttgacgttcgcctctccagagtccataggggagttgcagcgataggacaagactaactaccaattgaatatcacgaaaattggagagaaatattgaagtataaaaataaaaaaattggttGATGTGCACAGTAAAAAGAAGCCATAAATGACAACCAAGACTAAGTATAGCAAATCAATGATTATTATTTCTTTACAAATGCAAGTTACACTGTTTATATACAAATAGCTATTTTGCATAAACAACTGGATCAAGTGGTAAGAGTCACGTAAAGGTCATGATGGAATACGTCATTCGATATCAGTAATGCAAGAGAAAAAGTTCAAAGGCACACAAATGAACATGAACCCTGCCATATCACTACAAAAGTTTAGGGGTTTCTCTATTAAAAGAAACACCAAAAGAACTGCTGAACATCACCCTTATATCATCCACTTCATTCCATTTCATATAGTTAATGTTCAGCAGAACCTCAAGTTGAAGTAAATATTTTGTATTAGACCAACGATCAGCATAGAAAAATAAAACCTAGATAAAATACttagagtgtacaaaacattaggaacgtctgctctttccatgacatagactgacctggtgaatccaggtgaaagcaaggatcccttattgatgtcacttgttaaatccacttcaaaatcagtgtagatgaaggggaggagacacgtTAAAGAACTATTTTTAAAGTCTTGCTACAATTGAGTCACGGATTGtttgtgtgccatttagagggtaaatggggaagacaaaagatttaagtgcctttacaTGGgatatggtagtatgtgccaggtgTACCAGTTTgactgtgtcaagaactgcaacgttgctgggtttctcacactcaacagtttccccatTTGTATCAAGAAcgatccaccacccaaaagacatccagacaacttgacaactgtgggaagcattggagtcaacatgggccagcatccctgtgtggaatgcttttgacaccttgttgagtccatgcctcgacgaattgaggctgttctgaaggcaaaagggggCGGGgggaactcaatattaggaaggtgtttctaatgttttgtacaatcagtgtatACTGTACACATCCCAGAATTAGTGATATCAGAACACACAAATGACAGTTAATAGATGGATTCATTTTGTACTGAAAGTGCACATATAACCAACACATATTGCATTGCCTATATGCTGTGGTAGTGTCCATCTAATCGTAACTAGTTGGAACTAAGCCTTAGTCTGAGAGCATGAGAAAAAAAACACCTGGACACTTTTACAGTTTACCGCCACTTAATCTAAGACCTATTCTTTAATGAACCGATGAAAAACAAGGCTCAATTACTAAATAGTTTCTGCAATTTAAATGTACAAATTTAACAGTACATGGTACAACATGAATACGCTACAAGTTTACACAACCTTCCTAGAGCATCTGAATTTGTAAATACATTTACAGATGGAAAATATAGAATGCTTTCAATGCCTTACATTTGAAATGAGTTAATATACAAGAAAAAAAACACTTGTGGGGATCTTCACAGCATGACACACGTCCTGACGCAATATTTCATTTCATAATCACCTCTGTTTCCACCTAGTTTCTGTTTCCACCTAGTTTCACTTACAAAAACAATGTGGAACATTTAATGGACAGTAACAGTCAAACGTttaaacacacctactcattccagggtttttctttatttttacatcgtagaataatagggaagacatcaaaactatgaaataacacatatagaatcatgtagtaaacaaaaaagtgttaaacaaaaattGTTTAGATTCTtctttaacactgttttggttactacatgattccatatgtgttatttcatagttttgatgtcttcactattattccacaatgtagaaaatatttaaaataaaaacccttgaatgagtaggtgtgttaacttttgactggtactgtatattatctcCAACTTTTCTAATCTGATGGGAAACAATAAAGGTCTGCCTGCACTCTTAATAAAACAAATCTATTGATTTATTCCAAAATAGAGATGTTTTTTTCCCAATAACCTTAAAGGAGAATGTAGACCAAATCTACATGAAAGGCCTGGGGCTAGGGGTCAAGTTAGAGTATGAGCCAATTCCCAAACAATCCTAAATTAACAGCACTACTTCTCAGTACGAGTCCCCACAAAAGGCTTTCAGTAAGATTACAAACAAAACCAATAAGGACAACAAACATTCAGACATACGTCTTTCCATTTAAAGATTAGGTGCTGACGTGTTACCTCCAAAAACTGTTTAAAAAGGTGTTTACCGTTACCCCTCAACCAAATGAAATAGGTTAACATCTAGGGGGTTGTGAGGGTGTCCTGGCAAGTAAGCGGCACCTTCTTTAGCTCCACACATCCAGAGAGTAGCGGCCCTTGGTCATCAGCTTCTTGATGTAGgccacagcctgtgtgtgtgtgaggcctcCGACCTCTTCAGCGATGTCATAGAAGGTGTTCTGCACGTCCCGCGCCATGTTCCGAGCATCCCTAGGGAAGGACAATATTGGCAGCCATATTTACAGAGGGCACACGATGACGGATGTTCCCTTTCAGAAAACCCTCTAAAAGCGTGTACATATGCAGGTGGTCTGAAATGGTTCTTACCCGCAAATGTAGATGTGAGCATTGTCAGTATGGATCAGCTTCCACAGATGTTCCTTGTTCTTCTTCAGGAGATGCTGCACATACACCTGAGCATGAAAAATCTAACAATTAGCCTGACTGAACAATTCATTTAAATAATTTAACTGATACAAAATACATTCTCTTCAAGTCAATGCGAATTATAGGCACTGGCAGTATCAAATATTGGACCTTATCAAAGTCATAGATACACTCCCCTAcgtatttatttgaacagtgaagctaaaacttttaATTTGCCTCTATACTCAAGCttttttggatttgagatcaaaagTTTCATATGTGACAGTAGAGAATGTCATCTTTTTCatgcatatctgttttaccgGTTAGAAATGAAAGCGCTTTAtgcatctagtccccccatttcaAGGAGTCATAAGTATTTGTacaaattcacttgtgtattaaaAGTAGttaaaagtgtagtatttggtcccatattcctagcatgcaatgactacatcaagattgtgactacaaacttgttggatgcatttggagtttgttttggttgtgtttcatatTATgatgtgcccaatagaaatgaatgtattgtgccattttggagtcacttttattgtaaataagaatataatatgtttctgaacacttcgaAATGAATGTATActgaaaaatataaaatgcaacaatttcaaagatttgactgagttacagttcatataaggaaatcagtcaattgaaataaattcattaggccctaacctatggatttcacatgactgggcaggggtgcagccatgggcataggcccacccacttggcagccaggcccagccaatcagagttTTTCCCCGCAAAGGGCTTTAATACAGACAGATATAATCCTCAGCactcccccccaccccactgaagacgatcctgcaggtgaagaagccggatgtggaggtcctgggctggcgtggttacacgtggtctgcggttgtgaggctggtttgaCGTACTGCaatattctctaaaatga
The DNA window shown above is from Salmo salar chromosome ssa13, Ssal_v3.1, whole genome shotgun sequence and carries:
- the LOC106596780 gene encoding uncharacterized protein isoform X1; protein product: MDRNDERIKRALRRRPYVLKPVRVNTPDSVLWPTGKVHRRPKPSTSVQTPQIHKRPPIIVSYGQDQTSGDGWSINPEPLSQSGRVTRLMERKYDVTSSSSSDDFSIYSFTDCESECDDEDHERRTPPLKVEDGKVTKLDVRVMDEDDDLSLHSFDESDFLSPGKDSSPVSVKNGLSPLVTSAHRNLAEALRALPSAVGSPYPVNVPRPLTPLSPVIIAPPRTENFPYRHSPRMAPITNLSESGRKLLQEMAGVAPQVSSVAAAQTEMFKEIMANYYFYPHTHTHTHTHTHTHTHTHTHTHTHILSIGYSYNTHKRNFRDRNYD
- the LOC106596780 gene encoding uncharacterized protein isoform X2, with amino-acid sequence MDRNDERIKRALRRRPYVLKPVRVNTPDSVLWPTGKVHRRPKPSTSVQTPQIHKRPPIIVSYGQDQTSGDGWSINPEPLSQSGRVTRLMERKYDVTSSSSSDDFSIYSFTDCESECDDEDHERRTPPLKVEDGKVTKLDVRVMDEDDDLSLHSFDESDFLSPGKDSSPVSVKNGLSPLVTSAHRNLAEALRALPSAVGSPYPVNVPRPLTPLSPVIIAPPRTENFPYRHSPRMAPITNLSESGRKLLQEMAGVAPQEGKVNKKNKGKAKKVVKQEKASKMQQMGNVGESKEEDKKEEKKRGKR
- the LOC106596780 gene encoding uncharacterized protein isoform X3 — its product is MDRNDERIKRALRRRPYVLKPVRVNTPDSVLWPTGKVHRRPKPSTSVQTPQIHKRPPIIVSYGQDQTSGDGWSINPEPLSQSGRVTRLMERKYDVTSSSSSDDFSIYSFTDCESECDDEDHERRTPPLKVEDGKVTKLDVRVMDEDDDLSLHSFDESDFLSPGKDSSPVSVKNGLSPLVTSAHRNLAEALRALPSAVGSPYPVNVPRPLTPLSPVIIAPPRTENFPYRHSPRMAPITNLSESGRKLLQEMAGVAPQVRGNTRREYCPKGRSIRKTRARPKK